The proteins below come from a single Streptomyces sp. NBC_01276 genomic window:
- a CDS encoding TetR/AcrR family transcriptional regulator, producing the protein MSAEVRSAARQVITHQGVEALTLAEIARRVEVTPAALYHHFEGGLPEIVYRVADDIVDDLVNELQAAALSHPADNFAMRMIEPVRVLRHWAITHQPEFNLLFGTPATAAGDAHRELTSSWVRRLAGLWGPVFVQLWADRPFPVLAEDEMDPRLRQQMLDYRADTGVDLPPGAMVVMLSCWRSLYGQIALEVFGHFAPLFSDQEPMFELLMQELVRGMGLEGQYEPPTR; encoded by the coding sequence ATGTCCGCGGAAGTGCGCTCCGCCGCCCGTCAGGTCATCACCCACCAGGGCGTCGAGGCCCTCACGCTGGCCGAGATCGCCCGGCGCGTCGAGGTCACCCCCGCCGCCCTCTACCACCATTTCGAGGGCGGGCTCCCGGAGATCGTGTACCGGGTGGCGGATGACATCGTCGACGATCTGGTGAACGAGCTCCAGGCCGCGGCCCTCTCCCACCCCGCGGACAATTTCGCGATGCGGATGATCGAACCGGTGCGCGTGCTGCGGCATTGGGCCATAACGCACCAGCCCGAATTCAACCTGCTGTTCGGCACACCTGCCACGGCTGCCGGCGACGCTCACCGCGAGCTGACCAGCTCCTGGGTGCGGCGGCTCGCCGGCCTCTGGGGTCCGGTCTTCGTGCAGCTGTGGGCGGACCGCCCGTTCCCGGTCCTCGCCGAGGACGAGATGGATCCGCGCTTGCGGCAGCAGATGCTGGACTACCGGGCGGACACCGGGGTCGACCTTCCCCCCGGCGCGATGGTGGTGATGCTGAGCTGCTGGCGGTCGCTCTACGGCCAGATCGCGCTGGAGGTCTTCGGGCACTTCGCCCCTCTCTTTTCCGACCAGGAGCCCATGTTCGAGCTGCTGATGCAGGAGCTGGTGCGTGGCATGGGCCTCGAAGGGCAGTACGAGCCGCCGACGCGATGA